A region of the Nitrospira sp. genome:
GACGCACTCGCTCCCCAATGATGAACGGGTCCCGCTCGTGACCAACTCGTTTCACCTCTCAAGAAACGGGTCATCGCAATATCCCTCTGCCGACCTCGAGCGGCGGATCTTAAGCAGCATCCAGGAAACCAGTCTGTTTTCGACATTGACGCCGCTGGGAGAAAAGTCCGATTCACTGGGAGACAAGGCTGTCTCGGCACGCATTACCATCGAGGAAACCATCGAGCCTCACTCCTGGCTCGCGGCGTTCAAAGGTATCGTCATCGGAGCGTCCATGTTTCTCCTCTCGCCCTTCATTGACCTTGAATATGAGTATGCCGCAACCGTCGCCCTGGAGCTTGAACGGTGGGACGGCCACGTCACACGCTATGAGGGCCGCTCATCCGGCACGGTTTATTACAAACTGTTCGGTGCCACACCGGTCATGATCGATGAGCTCAAGGGACACGTGACGGAAGCCTGCCTCACGGACCTGACTCAACAGCTCGTTCGAGACACCAACCTCTATATGGCTAGCAGCGCCCCGCTCCCGGACGCTGGCATTCGCATGGTGACGGTGAAAGCCAAAAGACCCGCAACCACACACCCCACCCGTGCTCTTGTTCCGGTCACGACGCCGTAGCGAAACCAGATATTTCCCTCCAGCCACCGTTCTCATCTGGCCGATCCTGCTGTTCTAGTGGTATAGTGCCTCCTATGGACATCGACGCGTTTCGCCAGATGGTCGCCAAGAACCCCAAGGGCTTCCTCGGTCGCTATGGGCTCGGCAATAAGATTCTTCAGGAAAACGGCAGCCTCGAAGAAGCGGTCGAACATCTGACGGTCGCCACACAATTGGACCCGACCCATGTAGCCTCTCACCTGGCTCTCGGCCGTGCGTTGATCCGACTGGGCAGAAATACCGAGGCCAAGCCTGTTCTGAATGCAGGCATCGAAGCGGTACGTTCTGGACGATCCAATGGCGGCAAGGACCTCGTGCCTGAGATGCAAGAGTTGCTACATGCACTATGAGGCATGCGCCTCTCCCCTAAAGGAGTCTCTCCGTGAACCTCGACAATGCCAGAAAACGAATTGAATCAGCCGTCACGCAATATGGTCAACACGCTGCCCCGGCCATCGACCTTGTCATGGCAGAAGTGCGGTCTGATATGGGGGCCGGCGCATTCAATGAGTTGGTTGACGAGTTCGATCTTGAGCTGACATACAATATCGCTCCAATGGAATCGGATCATTCTACGAGTTGAGGTAGACTCCTCCTGCTCCCTCGTTCACCCGTGATGCTCACACGCTCCTGCCTATGCCGCTAATCTGGGCTGCTATCTCAGGACATGGATTTGGGCACGCCGCGCAAGTCGTGCCGGTGCTCAACGCACTAGGCCGTCTCGTTCCGAACCTTCGAGTTCTTCTTCGCACCACCGTCCCCGCATCATTCTTCACAGATCGCCTCACGATTCCCTGGGAAACAAGCGCCGTCCAGCAGGACATCGGGTGCATTCAGAACGGCCCCATGACCATCGACGTGGAGGCGACCTGGCACCAATATCACCAATTCCACAGCACTTGGAATGATCGCCTTCACACTGAGATTGGCGCCATGCGTGCTGCCGCTCCGGATCTTGTCTTGGCCGATACTCCGTATTTGGCTTTGGCAGCGGGAAAGGCGGCTACAATTCCTACCATCGCGCTCGTCAGTTTGACCTGGGACCTTGTCCTATCCGACTACCAGGCCCCTCCATCGATTGATGGACGGACAATCATCCAGTCGATTCGACAGGCCTACGGCACAGCTGATCTCGCGCTACGAATGACACCGGCTCCTACCATGACGATCTTCAAAAAATTGATCGACATTGGACCGATCGCCGAACCGGCTCCTTCAGCTCGCGGACAACTCACCGAGTTCCTGAAACTAGCGCCTGGAGAACGCACCGTGCTCATCGGATTCGGCGGTATTCCGCTGGATTCACTCCCGTTCGACCGGTTGGAATCACTCACCGGCTATCGATTCCTCTTCGACGGTTCAGTTCCACCAGCAAGCAAGCGATTAGCCTCCATCACATCACTCCCCTTCTCTTTCAAGACATTGATGGCCTCAGTCGATATCCTCACGACAAAACCAGGCTACGGGACCATGATCGAAGCGGTCGCCTTACGCACTCCCCTGGTGTATATACGCCGGTACAACTTCGCCGACGAACAGTCTCTGGTAGACTATCTGCATCAGTACGGACGAGGCGTTGAACTCTCTATGAGCGACTTCTCACAGGGCCAGTGGTTGTCAGCGCTCAACAAGGTTCTTGACCTCCCTCCAACCGTCGCACCTCCTCCCCTGACCGGGGCGAGCCAAGCAGCTACAGAGCTAGCAACGTTTCTATAGCAGGCTGCGGAAAAACTCATCTCGACCTGTGTCGTCATCACAGATATTGCGGTGTGAGACGACGTTGAATAGCCACGCAGGATGCGCAACAAGGCCGTCCAGCAAGGCCGCAGCGAGGAAAGAGGTGAATCGTACTCTGGGCCGTATGTTGAGCCTCTGAGCGATGCAAGAACGCCGCTGGCGGTCTTGTTCCGCATCCTGATAAATCAGCTCATCCTCGATCCCTGTGCCACGACGATCTTCTGCTCCATCGCTGCATCACACCTTCTTGATCGTTTCCAATCAGAACCTGACTCGCTTGTCTCTCAGCAGACGTGAGGAACGTGGGCTCCTATGTTCCCGACAAAGCCGTCCCAATAACTACGGCCTCTCTAGCGCCCGACTCTTCCGCATAGAAGCTGACGCCCCTCGATATGCCGTTGCATGGATCGGCACCGGCGCCGCGACACAACCGACGTCATCCTTTCGCCAACAGATTTCGTGTTTTGAGCAGGTCACAACCCTCCGCATCTTTTTGTGCGATTTCTTCGTCGCGCGAATCGAGAATGCTATAGTCAAAACCGGTTAACGGATCATCATCTCGATCTCCAAAGCCACGTTCTATGAATACAGCTTCTCAGTTCGCCGCCTCGACGATTGATCCCAAACTCGTGGCCCGAGTCGCCAAAGGCGAGCACCCTGCCCTGGGCCAACTCTACGATCAATCCAGTACCGTCTTATTCAGTCTGGCATTGCACATCCTCGGCAACCGGGAAGACGCAGCGGATGTCCTCCAAGAGATCTATCTCGATGTCTGGAGAAAGGTCGTTCGCTATGATGTCGGTCGAGGCACCCCCATTACCTGGCTTATTACACTGACACGCAACCGGGCTATCGACCGATTGCAGACACGTGGCCCTCGTACTCCACGCCACATCAGCCCGTCCATCGATGATGCCCGGACGAGCCCATTCGACGACCGCCAGAGCGATCTGTTTGATTCACAGACAGACCAAGCACTACGACACCTGATCAGAGAAGCCTGGGCAACCTTGCCGCAGAAACAACAACAAGCAATTGAGCTGGCCTACTATGAGGGCCTGCCCGATACAGAAATCGCAGTGCGGCTCAATCAGCCGGTCGAGGAGGTGAAGACCTCCATCGTGCTCGGCATGACGCACCTCCGCGAGGCATTGCACTCATATTGGGCACAGGATGAAGCGGTATGACACATGACCAGTTAGAAGCCGCTGTCCCCATATACGCCGCCGGAGCGCTCGAGCGGGTTGAGCGACGGGCTTTGGAGACCCATCTGCTTTCAGGATGCAGCTCCTGCCACGCGACGCTGAAAGAGTATCAGTCGGTGGCGGTGACGTTACCGTTCGGACTCACCATCACACCTCCTCCTCGAGGCTTAAAAGGCAAGATTCTGTCGTCCCCTGTGTCGCCCCCTGCCACTGAGCCAGAAACCCAATCATCCTCTCAACCAAGCCTTCAGCCGGGTGAATGGATGAATCATCTCTTCCCACCGTCATCCCCACCGGCCACATCATTCGGGTGGGCATTGGGAACGGTCATCGTGGTGGTCCTGATCATCCTGGTATTTTTTGGATGGAACTCCTCCACACACATGACCGAAGATATGGAGAAGTTGGCTCAGCTGCAGTCTCAAGCAGAGGAAACAAGCTCTCAGCTGGCGGCGCTCCAACAGCAGCTCAGCGAACGCGAAAACACACTCGCCCAAACCCAAGAAGAACTGCAGCGCCGCATGGCTGAACTGGCAGAGGTACGAGATCAGTTGTTTCAGCGAGAAATCGAGCTAGAAGAGATAAAAGACCAACTGCCTCAACCACGTATCAAAACAACACCCATGCCCTAATTACGACGGGTCGTCTCCAGCTCGTCAATTTTCCTCACTCCTGTCCCGCTCTCCAGCTCCTATGCTAGCATGCACGATGACCATCAAGGACTCCACGACATCACCCTTGCTGCCGCCAGAACCGGACGATTCTTACTACATGGAGCTGGCTCTCCAGCAGGCCGCTCTCGCCCCGCAGGCAGGCGAAGTCCCTATCGGCGCAGTCCTCGTGCACAACCACGAAATGATCGCGGCCAGTCACAACTACCGAGAACTTTTACAGGATCCCACGGCCCACGCGGAGATGGTCGTGATCCGTAACGCGGCCGAACAGCTCCGAACGTGGAGACTGACGGACACGACACTCTATGTCACGCTGGAGCCCTGCCCCATGTGCGCCGGAGCGATCGTGCAATCTCGCATTGCGCGGCTTGTGTTTGGAGCCTGGGATCCCAAAGCCGGTGCGTGCGGATCGATCTTTGATATTCCAGCCGAGCGCCGGCTCAACCACCGAGTACAGGTGATGGGAGGCTTGCTCGAACAGGAGAGCCGGAATCTCCTCCAAACGTTCTTTCGAGCCAAGCGAGGTGCTCTTTTGGAAAGTACCAGTCCCCCGAAGTCAGCCTCCTAGCACCGTACTCTCGGCTGGAACAGGTCTTTTGTTAGGGTTGAATGATCAAGCCGTCGCCACGATCATTGCTTTCGGCACCGGCGGGCTGTACGCGATGTTCACCGTGACAACGGGAGTCGGATTATACACTCGCCTGACCGGACGCTGGAATCCAGCACTTGGCCAGTTGAAACTTGGCCGCCCCTATGCGGTGTCGCCGGACGCCCCCTGGTGGCAACTCTGGGCCGTACCGTTGGTACTCGGCAGCATTCTGGGGTTGACCACACTCTATGTGCTGATCGGTAAAGTCCGGGGAACGGAGTCACCAGAATCATCCCCATGAGGACAACAGCCTCTATCCTTCTCTTGAAAAGGCAAGAACGCCGTTGGCGGACTCTTTCACCATCCTGTTAAAAGCTGTTGGTCATGAGTTCTATGACCGCAAACAGCCCATAGGCACCGGAAGGCAGAGCCACCGCTCGAAACACCGGCAATTCGGCATAGGGGAGAAACGCCCCCTCCCTGAGCGTGCCGATGGTGGCCATAATCTGGTCGAGCTGCTGGGAGGACGCCGGTTCGAGGCCAGCCAGACGACGCTCGGACAACTCATTCATCACCAGACGTCTCGCTTCCTCCGATGACGTTCTGAGCCGAATAGCACTTGCCACGACATACGCCGCGCCCACCCCCACAACGATCCCGAGGCCGATAGAAAAGTTCCAATTATCGAAATACTCCGCCCTAGCCAGCAACATGAGGCCCATCAGGGTCGCCGGATAATAGACAAAGACGTCGATCCTCGCGGTCAACCGCGCGACCAGTTGCAGTTTGTTCAAGCAGTCTGTAGGGCTCGCACAGCCAAGCTCTTTCGTGACAAGCTTGCGCACGAAGACACTGGTCGTGCGTGTCAGATCCAAAACGAGAAAGATGACGACGATCATCATCAAAACGGCTGCAATCAGCACCAATTTATTGACTTGCCACACCACATTCCCACGAAACGGGGTGGCAGGTTGGCCATACAATTCCATGATAAATTGCCCCACCAGTAAGAAGATAACGCTGCAGCAGAGCACCCGTCCCCACAGAAAAAGCGGTTTCAATCGTGTCCGATATTCAACCCAGATATCAGCGGGCTCCGCCGATAGGTCGCTCAGCGACCAGCTGTTCACGCTCCACGGCATACCCCACCGGCTCCACCGTGCCAGACGTGCAAAACGAGAGAGTAGCTCAAGATTTAGCAACATCGGTACGCTTGCGTACGCCACGTGCGCACGGGGAACTAACAGGTTGTAAAAACTTCTTTCAATCTCCTCGCATGTATTTCGTAGCCGCTTTCTAATTCGCACGATGAATACGAAAGCCAGTACGATCACCGCTCCCCTCAGGAGCTGACTCGGCCAGATGCTCACCCCATCAAGGAATGAGAACGGCTCTCCCGCCTCGTGATCGGCTACGAGGCTCGGCACCACTGCGAACCACAGCAACCAACTCATGGCCCCAAATATCGCCAGCATGCCGAGGATGCGTGGAGGATTCGAGAGCACTGTCCTGCAAGCTGAGCGAGTCACCCCATACACCGTCTCGCTGGCCAGGAGAAACAACAGCCACCCGACGGCGACGGCCATTGCGACATAGGCCACTGCCTTTCGTGCGTCGTCGGCTGACGGCGGTTGAGGCCGCGGCTCGTGGATTGACTGAATGATCTGAGTCTCACTGAAAGGAACCCGCTCGATGCTCAGATCGACTGGTCCATTCTTCCCGATCTCATGCAGCCTGGGCTGCGGCGAAACCACGAAGTAGGTGGTGGCCTGTCCTCCTAGCGGCTGAATGGCATATTGCCACACCGGCGGTCCCAGAGGCCCGGCTGGGCACAGATCACCTGGTGCCAATGTGCCAAGTGTACGCAGCTCCGCGTAAATGGCATATCGCCACGCCGGCAGCTCCTGAAGCCCGGCTGAGCATAGATCACCTGGTGCCAGCGTGCCAAGCGCCCGCATCACCGCGTAGAATGTGGCGGTTTGATACGTATCACGGAATGGCGGGATGGCCTTCTGAAGCTTTTTATTGAGCGTCAGTCCAAAGTGAGAGGCCACGACCAGGTTGCGAGTCCACGGCATCTCTCGCGGGTGAAAGAGTCTCGCATCCAGGTCCGTGGTGAAGAAGATCACATGCGGGAAGTTTTGCTTGAGGGCCTGCAAAATGAGCAGCTTGTCATAGACGTCGCTCCCCAGCACCCCGATGGCTTTGAAACCAGGGCACTTTCCTTTCAAAATTCCGCACGAAGCCTCGGCTTCAGCTTCCTTCAACACCTGGACCAGGCGCCGCACATAATCCAACTGGCTGCGCCCCTCCGGTCGCTCTAATTGCTCCGTGAGTTTGCGGCGTTCATTGAGCGACGGCGGAGCCTTGTCACCCCCCTGTGAAGCGTCTCCCTGTCCGTCTTTCCCTTTCTCCTTCGGCAATTCACCGTCCAGGCCACGAAGATAGCTGAATTGCTGGATGCGCCGGTCAAGCTTTTCATCCGTTGCTGATCTATCCATATCTTTCACTGCGTCCTTGAACTCTCGCGGCAGAACTCGACCGTAGAGTGTATCCCACTCGGAAACCAACACCACAAGGTCGCATCGCGAGCCTTTCGGACAGGTCTCTCCAAGTGCAACTCCTCGTCGTCCCAACTCCTTGACGAGTTCCTTCATCAGCTCATCATCCGTGGGCACCATCCGCTGGAAAGACACATTCGCATCACGCAAGATGTCGGCCACACCCTTCTTCCCCTTGTATATCCCTTTCTCAGGAACAGTCGACCAGGGGGAATAGACTTCCAGTTCCAAAAGGTTGTCCCTAGGACCAGAAGTACTCGCAACACTCTCTTCCCTGGGTTTGGAACGGGTGGCCTCGCTGACCATGGAAGCTAAAGTCCCTGAAAACCGCGGGCCGATGACCTTGAACGTGATCGTCTTGCCCTGATCTTCAAATTCCTTGGAAACGATGCGACGCATCGTTTCCAAGCTGGCAACAGGACATCTTCCAAGATCCTGGTCCTTAATCCAGAGCACGAGTGCCTGAGATGGGGCAACTGCCGAGGATTCGTACCACTCCACAGGCACACGCGCGTCGCGCCAGTCGAGCCATGCCTTCTTACTGTCTTGGCAGACAGCAGCAGGCATCTCTTCTTTGGGCCATAGGAAGAAACGGATGTGTTCTCCGTCAACCGGATCGAAGCCTGATTGTTCCAGACCAGCAAGCACGGCATACCGTTGGCGAAGTCGCGATTCGGCAGGATCGGCATAGGGTGCGCCGTCAGTCAGTAGCGCCAACACGGTGACCTTTGAGATGTCTGTATGTACTCCTTCCTCGACCAAATCCTGTAAGGAGTGGGTATGCTCTAATTTGCCATTTTGTTTCTCCACGTCTCGATGTCTGCTCACCGCATCGAAGGGATCTTGCCACAGCCGAGCCTGGACCCTCCGGTCTCCGACCACTTCGAGTCTTTGACTTGAAAGCTCTTCAACCGGACGCGAGCTCTTCAGGGGGCCCTCGTAGAGCCAGACTGCCCCGAGAACCGCGCTGGCCAGCAGAACGAGGTTTTGAACTGGGAGTTTCACTTCTGACTTCTCGTCGGACGGCATTCGTACGCTCCGTGTGAATGAATCCAGCGAGGCCTGTCACTGAGGAGGTAAGCAGATGGCATGCCACAAATAAATACTGCAAGCCCTCGACAGGCAACAATTTTCAGACACGGCGAAACGTGACGAGCCGACGAGCGTATCTATTCTGATACGCCCTATGAATCCAATTAGATTCATGGGGCGTGACGCAATCCATGACACCATTGCATCACGGCGTCCGGTAAAGGATGGACAGATTGATCCCAACCACGTGCTGATCGGCAAAGTCCGAGGAACGACACTGCCGGAAACTTCTTCGTGAGGACGGTATCCGCTGAGGGCTGGAGGATTCCTTCAACAGCCTGCGACTGACCGTTCATCGTTCTGTGTCGTTGACTGTGGAACGTGCGCATGGTACGGTGCAGTCAGTGATTTGACTAACCCGGTTGCTTCCCTAGGTTCTTTCCCGTACTCACTCCGTCAATAGTCACTCCGCGTCTGATCGAGATCGAATCAAGGAGTCTGTCTGAAAGTTTTTCTCATTCACGTTCGCGATCCGCAGTTCTACGCCCTTCCGGCTAAAACACGTGCTGCCAACGGCAATGTTCGTGTGATGGGATTCCCTCCCATTGGCATCATGTCACTGTCATCTGTTATCAAGCAGGCGGGGCACGAATGTGTGATGTTCGATCAGGCGAACCCCGACACCCCGAACCAGGTCATTATTGACCAGATCAATCAAGAGCAACCCGCGCTCGTCGGCCTCAGTTTTTTGAGTACCACCAGCTATCCCTATGCCAAGATGCTCGCGCGGGAGATTCGTGCGACCAATCAGAAAGTAAAGCTCGCGTTCGGCGGCGTGTTTGCCAGCCTGAATGCCCCGCTCGTAAAGTTGCAATGTCCTGAAGTCGACTTTGTCTGTCGAGGCGACGGCGAGCAACTGCTGCTCGATCTGCTTGCAAATTTTGACAACCCGCAAGATGTCGCAAGCTTAACCTGGATGAAGGATGGGCAGGTCATCCAAAATCCAAACCGCGCCATGGAACGGCAGCTCGATCAGTGGCCATTTCCTGATCGTGAGAGCCTGAAGCTCGACTATGTCGAGTCCATGCCGCTGGACGTCCCGGTTGTGCTCTCGATGGACCGGTTCACGACGATGCAAACCTCTCGTGGGTGCCCCTGGCCCTGTATCTTCTGCGACATCCCGATCTTCAACGAGGGGAAGTGGCGAGCCCGCAGCCCGCAACATGTGGTCGCGGAGATGAAGTATCTCGAAGGACTGGGCTATAAGTCAGTCGGGTTTGTCGACGATCATTTCCTGCTACAGCCCAAGCGGATCGAAGCGATTTGCAAGGGCATTATGGATGAAAAGCTCACGATCCGATGGGGCATCGAGGGACGCGTAGATTCCGTCGCCCAACATCTCTTCCCCGCCATGGCCAAGGCCAATTGCCAGGCCATGATGTTCGGCATCGAGAGCGGCAGTCAAAGGATTCTCGATCGCTTAAAGAAGGAACAGACGCTGGATCAAGTGACGA
Encoded here:
- a CDS encoding tetratricopeptide repeat protein, with the translated sequence MDIDAFRQMVAKNPKGFLGRYGLGNKILQENGSLEEAVEHLTVATQLDPTHVASHLALGRALIRLGRNTEAKPVLNAGIEAVRSGRSNGGKDLVPEMQELLHAL
- a CDS encoding sigma-70 family RNA polymerase sigma factor, producing MNTASQFAASTIDPKLVARVAKGEHPALGQLYDQSSTVLFSLALHILGNREDAADVLQEIYLDVWRKVVRYDVGRGTPITWLITLTRNRAIDRLQTRGPRTPRHISPSIDDARTSPFDDRQSDLFDSQTDQALRHLIREAWATLPQKQQQAIELAYYEGLPDTEIAVRLNQPVEEVKTSIVLGMTHLREALHSYWAQDEAV
- a CDS encoding nucleoside deaminase, whose translation is MELALQQAALAPQAGEVPIGAVLVHNHEMIAASHNYRELLQDPTAHAEMVVIRNAAEQLRTWRLTDTTLYVTLEPCPMCAGAIVQSRIARLVFGAWDPKAGACGSIFDIPAERRLNHRVQVMGGLLEQESRNLLQTFFRAKRGALLESTSPPKSAS
- a CDS encoding B12-binding domain-containing radical SAM protein encodes the protein MKVFLIHVRDPQFYALPAKTRAANGNVRVMGFPPIGIMSLSSVIKQAGHECVMFDQANPDTPNQVIIDQINQEQPALVGLSFLSTTSYPYAKMLAREIRATNQKVKLAFGGVFASLNAPLVKLQCPEVDFVCRGDGEQLLLDLLANFDNPQDVASLTWMKDGQVIQNPNRAMERQLDQWPFPDRESLKLDYVESMPLDVPVVLSMDRFTTMQTSRGCPWPCIFCDIPIFNEGKWRARSPQHVVAEMKYLEGLGYKSVGFVDDHFLLQPKRIEAICKGIMDEKLTIRWGIEGRVDSVAQHLFPAMAKANCQAMMFGIESGSQRILDRLKKEQTLDQVTTAVKNAKKAGITIVHGFFTVGNPDETIEDMNATFDFASRLPLDTFGFNRLCVYRGTPLWQEYVKRGLVNENTDWYKYFKCSEIDPTCLSGETINRVRQAGIKKLFGYKLLHYPLQTFQLLRRFLRHMAVRDVAYLLLKPFMGQKKGATKAEVLSRLVEHADMKDAAAQLTQVADDMLHNVFEASRLERQRIQQAAEGSRELPMIQSR